The sequence below is a genomic window from Actinomycetota bacterium.
TCGACGATGTTGATGAAATCGTATTGCCCCATTACCACGTACTGGGAAAGCACCTTGCCCCCCATGGCCTCAACGTCCTTGTTGACTTCCTTGATGCGGTCTGGATTCTTGGTCAGTGTGGCGCATCCTTCGTCCGTCAGGCGGCTCAAGAGCACATAGATTGCCATTTCAACCCCTTCTTTCTCTCTTTGTGTTCAGCATTCTCTTAAAAGGCCGACAGTATCTTTCTTCCCCGCGCCAAGCCCCAATAAACGAGAGGAAGCGTGACCGTATGTGGAGCTCGGGAGGGCGGCTAAGGGAATAGAACCCGTTCGGGTATCGTCTATCCGGATCCCACTGCCCTGGACGATGCCGGGCTCGGGCGGTCCCCGCCTGCGCAACCCCCAGCCCGAGATCCGCA
It includes:
- a CDS encoding GYD domain-containing protein, whose amino-acid sequence is MAIYVLLSRLTDEGCATLTKNPDRIKEVNKDVEAMGGKVLSQYVVMGQYDFINIVEAPSNEVIGKISVQLSSRGTVRIMTLPAIEVDTFIESLK